In a genomic window of Tachypleus tridentatus isolate NWPU-2018 unplaced genomic scaffold, ASM421037v1 tig00692153_pilon, whole genome shotgun sequence:
- the LOC143243737 gene encoding uncharacterized protein LOC143243737, which yields MPYIDDDLLWCPDADGKMVDLSCLDSGPNIIVQQQPDVLQELSHTDLHGLVPELEEEEIMRQFSASDFELDGIFADIETKVENSGILTQLLTSQPHLEEIQSSIRKRKKRRSVEDCDASCSRVTHASEENLTATSCFNPSVTSVEEFGLTHSSTDVSNISLSSSVAAVNSNSASTLTSALQTSGLLTSPGNFYSLITESTESPGSSNGASSQIAPSLLTTALQASGLLNTNLPNHTVSTGTLACPVACKVRGNITPSTRSVSQVTNFLLHPTETNPALIQRRHVGLIVFLLRRSNQRR from the coding sequence GACAGCGGACCTAATATCATTGTCCAACAACAGCCCGATGTTCTCCAGGAACTGTCACATACAGACTTACACGGCTTAGTTCCCGAACTTGAAGAGGAAGAAATTATGCGACAGTTTTCAGCTTCGGATTTCGAGCTTGATGGTATCTTTGCAGATATCGAGACAAAAGTAGAAAACAGTGGTATCCTTACTCAACTGTTAACGTCCCAACCTCACCTGGAAGAGATTCAGAGTTCCATccgtaaaagaaagaaaagaagaagTGTGGAAGACTGTGATGCGAGCTGCAGTCGAGTTACGCATGCGTCGGAAGAAAACCTGACAGCAACATCCTGCTTTAACCCTTCTGTAACTTCCGTTGAAGAGTTTGGACTCACTCATTCATCAACAGATGTCTCTAACATCTCACTTTCGTCTTCTGTAGCGGCCGTGAATAGTAACTCTGCTTCCACTTTAACCTCAGCACTTCAAACTTCAGGGCTTCTTACCTCACCTGGAAACTTTTATTCCCTCATAACAGAATCAACTGAATCACCAGGGTCATCTAATGGAGCATCGTCACAGATAGCCCCTTCTTTGCTGACGACTGCCCTTCAGGCTTCGGGTTTGCTAAACACCAATCTCCCAAATCACACAGTCTCCACTGGTACTTTGGCTTGTCCAGTTGCTTGTAAAGTAAGAGGTAACATAACCCCTTCCACAAGGTCAGTTTCCCAGGTCACCAACTTTCTTCTTCACCCTACAGAAACTAACCCAGCCCTGATACAACGACGACATGTGGGGTTAATCGTCTTTCTTCTCCGCCGAAGTAACCAACGTCGATG